In Chaetodon trifascialis isolate fChaTrf1 chromosome 2, fChaTrf1.hap1, whole genome shotgun sequence, one DNA window encodes the following:
- the cc2d1a gene encoding coiled-coil and C2 domain-containing protein 1A isoform X1: protein MSRSRNPPPRGQGAVRAKQMGLLLDLSPDGGMNDEGNDEELEAELLNLVGGGGGGGRSQGRKGEGKAPVPMAEIERMAALCMKDLDDEEMDDDDLDDDDDLLAELNEVLEDDEEQAPAPTPSAVTPTAPKVSATSHSSPVAPSGATGLESRLLERIEMYKTAISNAKAAGETSKVRRYDRGLKTLQSMLTSVRKGKPVNEEEIPPPVALGGKPNATAESESIKERELPQPTLMPSPPTNLKPLREAVPTAPNTKPLHLTPPQKPAVAITPETPAISPLTPSQPDAQHSAVKQAVLSRQREYKMAAIHAKQSGNIDQAKQHYLTAKKLDVLVEALDRDEPVDLSLLPPPPGDVVAEHCASPPAQSSSKPAAPAAPAPTQVATTDLPAPSSLAEALQQRMDIYKSAAEGAKSKGDDRKARMHQRIVKQYQDAIRAHKAGRPVSLSDLPVPPGCPPLQGSEGGGQNFMGVLETAMKIANQDADGEDEEEDEHREGAKPAMRPPAQKAKSPAPPAPGGSSALKLGPKAQQQVDFLLLRRQAFLRAALRSKQMKDMTGAAQHLRHAKGLDPMITAAKSGLPVDISKIPSAPVSEEDYSLARSRTSPLSPRSREQYHGLMDLLRKQHEKCLGYTQQFIQMGSVAEALRFEKLAEECMKSIEILKNAHAKGQPVPKCRTEERTFNTLKIYSNLTPNELILYIIRGINLPAPSGVSANDLDASVKFEFPFPSTEEAQRDKTSTVKNTSSPEFKEQFKLNINRSHRGFKRVVQSKGVKFEIIHKGGLFKTDKVVGTAQLKLEALENHCDVREIIDVMDGRKATGGKLEVRVKIREPLSGVDLQPVTEKWLVLDPVSSLSPPERQKERAPSPRSKPKHEASSRSSHPDNSPPQYKLHSFSLLNYDRERLERKMAEYRKTRRDPPSDLIHQHKEVTHRLQWQKTQLERASPALLTEYENVLRRLAQGLADSVKKYSSQGNRVSTGSGLTVDVSVIVAAHLCVGVCVCAR, encoded by the exons ATGAGTCGCAGTCGAAACCCACCACCCCGGGGTCAAGGGGCAGTGCGAGCCAAACAG ATGGGGCTGCTTCTTGACCTGTCCCCAGATGGAGGCATGAACGATGAGGGAAATGATGaagagctggaggcagagctgctgaatctggtgggaggaggtgggggaggagggagatCACAAGGGAGGAAAGGTGAAGGCAAAG CTCCTGTTCCCATGGCTGAAATAGAGCGAATGGCAGCTCTTTGTATGAAAGACCTGGATGACGAGGAAATGGATGATGACGAtttagatgatgatgatgatctgctg GCCGAGCTGAATGAGGTTttagaggatgatgaagagcaaGCTCCTGCTCCCACCCCCTCTGCCGTCACACCGACTGCTCCCAAAGTGAGCGCCACATCCCACTCTTCTCCTGTTGCTCCCAGTGGTGCAACTGGGTTGGAGTCCCGTCTATTGGAGCGCATTGAAATGTATAAGACAGCCATTTCCAATGCCAAGGCTGCAGGGGAGACGAGCAAAGTTCGAAGATATGACCGTGGGTTAAAG ACACTGCAGTCCATGTTGACATCGGTCAGGAAAGGCAAACCAGTCAATGAGGAGGAGATCCCGCCTCCTGTTGCTCTTGGTGGAAAGCCCAACGCCACGGCTGAGTCTGAATCGATCAAGGAACGAGAGCTGCCTCAGCCCACGCTGATGCCCTCTCCTCCCACAAATCTGAAACCGCTAAGGGAGGCTGTGCCGACGGCTCCCAATACAAAACCGCTCCATCTGACCCCTCCCCAAAAGCCTGCTGTTGCCATCACCCCAGAAACACCTgccatctctcctctcacccCCAGCCAGCCTGATGCACAGCactcag CGGTGAAACAGGCAGTATTGTCCAGACAGAGGGAGTACAAGATGGCTGCCATACATGCCAAACAGAGCGGCAACATTGACCAGGCCAAACAGCACTACCTTACTGCCAAG AAGTTGGACGTGCTGGTGGAGGCGCTGGACAGAGATGAACCAGTAGACCTGAGCTTGCTACCTCCTCCTCCCG GAGACGTAGTAGCAGAACACTGTGCATCTCCTCCTGCTCAGTCTTCCTCTAAACCTGCTgcccctgctgctcctgcacccACGCAGGTGGCCACTACCG ATTTGCCTGCTCCCAGCAGCTTGGCAGAAGCCCTGCAGCAGAGGATGGACATATACAagtcagcagcagagggagccaAGAGCAAAGGAGATGATCGCAAGGCCCGCATGCACCAGCGCATTGTCAAG CAATACCAGGATGCCATCAGAGCTCACAAAGCTGGACGACCAGTCAGCTTGTCAGACCTACCTGTGCCACCAG GCTGTCCACCACTTCAGGGCTCAGAGGGGGGTGGACAGAACTTCATGGGTGTCCTGGAAACAGCTATGAAAATAGCTAATCAGGATGCagatggagaagatgaagaagaggatgagcaTAGAGAGGGTGCCaag CCTGCAATGCGTCCACCTGCCCAGAAAGCGAagtctccagctcctccagcccctGGAGGCTCCTCAGCGCTAAAGCTGGGACCTAAAG CTCAGCAGCAAGTTGATTTCTTGTTGCTAAGGCGACAGGCTTTTTTGCGTGCAGCACTGCGCTCCAAACAGATGAAG GACATGACTGGAGCAGCGCAGCACCTCAGACATGCCAAGGGACTGGACCCCATGATCACAGCTGCCAAGTCTGGCCTGCCTGTTGATATCAGCAAG ATTCCCAGCGCTCCAGTCAGTGAGGAGGACTACTCCCTGGCTCGCTCCCgcacctcccctctctcccctcgcTCCAGGGAGCAGTACCACGGCCTCATGGATCTTTTGCGGAAGCAGCATGAG AAATGTCTGGGCTACACTCAACAGTTCATACAAATGGGCAGTGTGGCTGAGGCTCTGAG GTTTGAGAAGCTGGCTGAGGAGTGTATGAAGAGCATAGAGATACTGAAGAACGCCCACGCCAAGGGCCAGCCAGTCCCCAAGTGCCGCACAGAGGAGAGGACTTTCAACACTCTCAA gaTCTACTCCAACCTGACTCCTAATGAGCTGATTCTGTACATCATCAGAGGCATCAACCTACCAGCTCCCTCAG GTGTCTCAGCTAACGATCTGGATGCCAGTGTGAAGTTTGAGTTTCCTTTTCCCAGCACG gaggaggCTCAGAGGGACAAAACCAGCACAGTAAAGAACACCAGCAGTCCAGAGTTTAAAGAGCAGTTCAAACTCAACATCAACCGCAGCCACCGAGGCTTCAAACGAGTGGTCCAGTCCAAAGGTGTCAAGTTTGAAATCATCCACAAGGG AGGCCTGTTTAAGACAGACAAAGTGGTGGGCACTGCTCAGCTGAAGCTAGAGGCTCTAGAAAACCACTGTGACGTCAGAGAGATCATAGAT GTTATGGATGGACGTAAAGCTACAGGTGGCAAGTTGGAGGTGAGGGTGAAGATCAGAGAGCCGCTATCAGGAGTTGATCTTCAGCCGGTGACAGAAAAGTGGCTGGTTCTCGATCCTGtgtcctccctttctcctccagAGAGACAAAAGGAACGG GCTCCATCTCCTCGGTCTAAACCCAAGCATGAAGCGAGCAGCAGGAGCAGTCATCCCGACAACTCTCCTCCACAGTACAAACTCCACAGCTTCAGCCTCCTCAACTATGACAGGGAACGGCTGGAGAGAAAG ATGGCAGAGTACCGAAAGACAAGACGGGATCCCCCATCTGACCTCATCCATCAACACAAAGAggtcacacacagactgcagtggCAGAAGACACAGCTGGAGCGagcctctcctgctctgctgacag AGTATGAAAATGTGCTGCGGCGCTTAGCCCAAGGACTTGCTGACTCTGTGAAGAAATACTCCAGCCAAGGCAACAGGGTGAGTACGGGATCAGGGTTGACTGTCGATGTCAGTGTGATCGTTGCTGCTCacttgtgtgtgggtgtttgtgtgtgtgcacgttga
- the LOC139341581 gene encoding mitochondrial adenyl nucleotide antiporter SLC25A23-like isoform X2 gives MDKDGTMTIDWNEWRDYFLFNPLRNMEDVARYWKRSMMLDIGEQLTVPDEFSEEEKKSGYVWRQLMAGAMAGSVSRTGTAPLDRLKVFRQVHGSTDFKGNARSSFQFMLKEGGLQSLWRGNGINVLKIAPETAIKFTAYEQIKSVMRGGNESRNLMIHERFVAGSLAGATAQTVIYPMEVLKTRLTLRKTGQYSGIADCAKQIMQREGVTAFYKGYLPNMLSIVPYAGIDLAVYETLKFAWLNRNRGLADPGVSVLVGCGAISSTCGQLASYPLALIRTRMQAQASVKGAPKPSMLALLHNIVTKEGVAGLYRGISPNLLKVIPAVSVSYVVYEYTRIVLGVDIEGRRNGKPVEKG, from the exons ATGGACAAAGACGGCACCATGACCATTGACTGGAACGAATGGCGAGACTACTTCCTGTTTAACCCTCTCAGGAACATGGAGGACGTGGCACGCTACTGGAAACGTTCAATg ATGTTGGATATAGGTGAGCAGCTGACAGTCCCAGATGAATTctctgaagaggagaagaagtcTGGCTATGTGTGGCGGCAGCTGATGGCGGGAGCCATGGCTGGGTCTGTATCTCGGACTGGGACTGCCCCCTTAGATCGCCTCAAAGTCTTCCGACAG GTTCACGGCTCCACTGATTTTAAAGGGAATGCGCGGAGCAGCTTTCAGTTCATGCTGAAGGAAGGGGGACTGCAATCACTGTGGAGGGGCAATGGAATCAATGTTCTTAAAATTGCTCCAGAAACTGCCATCAAGTTCACAGCTTATGAACAG ATCAAGAGTGTGATGCGGGGCGGTAATGAAAGCAGAAATCTGATGATTCATGAGAGGTTTGTTGCCGGCTCTTTGGCTGGAGCTACAGCTCAGACAGTCATCTACCCAATGGAG GTGCTGAAGACCCGTCTCACACTAAGAAAGACAGGCCAGTACTCAGGAATAGCAGACTGTGCCAAGCAGATCATGCAGAGAGAGGGTGTCACAGCCTTCTATAAGGGCTATTTACCCAACATGCTGAGTATTGTCCCTTACGCCGGCATCGACCTGGCTGTCTATGAG ACTCTGAAGTTTGCCTGGCTGAACAGGAACAGAGGTTTGGCTGACCCAGGGGTCTCGGTGCTGGTCGGCTGCGGTGCCATTTCCAGCACCTGTGGACAGCTAGCAAGTTACCCGCTGGCCCTGATCCGCACACGAATGCAGGCACAAG CTTCAGTGAAGGGAGCCCCAAAACCCTCAATGTTGGCCTTGCTCCACAACATCGTGACAAAGGAGGGTGTGGCCGGACTTTATCGAGGAATTTCCCCCAACCTGCTGAAAGTCATCCCGGCTGTCAGTGTGTCCTACGTCGTCTACGAATACACGAGGATAGTCCTGGGAGTGGACATTGAGGGTAGGAGGAATGGGAAACCTGTGGAAAAAGGTTAA
- the LOC139341581 gene encoding mitochondrial adenyl nucleotide antiporter SLC25A24-like isoform X1, protein MRPHWTWFPWARCQDSRSPGLDKDREKRWAELFHQLDLNKDGYVDILELRKGLAGRGLSRSSLERLVKAGDTNQDGVLDLEEFMQYLRTHEKQLKIMFRRLDRNNDGQIDAAEIQHSLQTIGVSISLEDATRILQRMDKDGTMTIDWNEWRDYFLFNPLRNMEDVARYWKRSMMLDIGEQLTVPDEFSEEEKKSGYVWRQLMAGAMAGSVSRTGTAPLDRLKVFRQVHGSTDFKGNARSSFQFMLKEGGLQSLWRGNGINVLKIAPETAIKFTAYEQIKSVMRGGNESRNLMIHERFVAGSLAGATAQTVIYPMEVLKTRLTLRKTGQYSGIADCAKQIMQREGVTAFYKGYLPNMLSIVPYAGIDLAVYETLKFAWLNRNRGLADPGVSVLVGCGAISSTCGQLASYPLALIRTRMQAQASVKGAPKPSMLALLHNIVTKEGVAGLYRGISPNLLKVIPAVSVSYVVYEYTRIVLGVDIEGRRNGKPVEKG, encoded by the exons ATGAGACCCCACTGGACGTGGTTCCCTTGGGCACGCTGCCAGGACAGCAGATCCCCTGGTCTGGACAAGGACAGGGAAAAGCGCTGGGCTGAGCTGTTCCATCAGCTGGACCTCAACAAAGATGGATACGTCGACATCCTTGAACTGCGGAAAGGGCTGGCAGGCCGAGGCCTTTCCAGAAGCTCCCTGGAGAGG ctcGTGAAGGCCGGGGACACCAATCAGGATGGAGTCCTGGACTTGGAAGAGTTCATGCAGTATCTTCGCACTCATGAAAAACAGCTCAAAATCATGTTCAGGAGACTGGACCGGAACAATGACG GTCAGATAGATGCAGCGGAGATCCAGCACTCTCTGCAGACCATCGGTGTGAGCATTAGCCTGGAGGATGCCACCAGGATCCTGCAAAG AATGGACAAAGACGGCACCATGACCATTGACTGGAACGAATGGCGAGACTACTTCCTGTTTAACCCTCTCAGGAACATGGAGGACGTGGCACGCTACTGGAAACGTTCAATg ATGTTGGATATAGGTGAGCAGCTGACAGTCCCAGATGAATTctctgaagaggagaagaagtcTGGCTATGTGTGGCGGCAGCTGATGGCGGGAGCCATGGCTGGGTCTGTATCTCGGACTGGGACTGCCCCCTTAGATCGCCTCAAAGTCTTCCGACAG GTTCACGGCTCCACTGATTTTAAAGGGAATGCGCGGAGCAGCTTTCAGTTCATGCTGAAGGAAGGGGGACTGCAATCACTGTGGAGGGGCAATGGAATCAATGTTCTTAAAATTGCTCCAGAAACTGCCATCAAGTTCACAGCTTATGAACAG ATCAAGAGTGTGATGCGGGGCGGTAATGAAAGCAGAAATCTGATGATTCATGAGAGGTTTGTTGCCGGCTCTTTGGCTGGAGCTACAGCTCAGACAGTCATCTACCCAATGGAG GTGCTGAAGACCCGTCTCACACTAAGAAAGACAGGCCAGTACTCAGGAATAGCAGACTGTGCCAAGCAGATCATGCAGAGAGAGGGTGTCACAGCCTTCTATAAGGGCTATTTACCCAACATGCTGAGTATTGTCCCTTACGCCGGCATCGACCTGGCTGTCTATGAG ACTCTGAAGTTTGCCTGGCTGAACAGGAACAGAGGTTTGGCTGACCCAGGGGTCTCGGTGCTGGTCGGCTGCGGTGCCATTTCCAGCACCTGTGGACAGCTAGCAAGTTACCCGCTGGCCCTGATCCGCACACGAATGCAGGCACAAG CTTCAGTGAAGGGAGCCCCAAAACCCTCAATGTTGGCCTTGCTCCACAACATCGTGACAAAGGAGGGTGTGGCCGGACTTTATCGAGGAATTTCCCCCAACCTGCTGAAAGTCATCCCGGCTGTCAGTGTGTCCTACGTCGTCTACGAATACACGAGGATAGTCCTGGGAGTGGACATTGAGGGTAGGAGGAATGGGAAACCTGTGGAAAAAGGTTAA
- the cc2d1a gene encoding coiled-coil and C2 domain-containing protein 1A isoform X2 has translation MSRSRNPPPRGQGAVRAKQMGLLLDLSPDGGMNDEGNDEELEAELLNLVGGGGGGGRSQGRKGEGKAPVPMAEIERMAALCMKDLDDEEMDDDDLDDDDDLLAELNEVLEDDEEQAPAPTPSAVTPTAPKVSATSHSSPVAPSGATGLESRLLERIEMYKTAISNAKAAGETSKVRRYDRGLKTLQSMLTSVRKGKPVNEEEIPPPVALGGKPNATAESESIKERELPQPTLMPSPPTNLKPLREAVPTAPNTKPLHLTPPQKPAVAITPETPAISPLTPSQPDAQHSAVKQAVLSRQREYKMAAIHAKQSGNIDQAKQHYLTAKKLDVLVEALDRDEPVDLSLLPPPPGDVVAEHCASPPAQSSSKPAAPAAPAPTQVATTDLPAPSSLAEALQQRMDIYKSAAEGAKSKGDDRKARMHQRIVKQYQDAIRAHKAGRPVSLSDLPVPPGCPPLQGSEGGGQNFMGVLETAMKIANQDADGEDEEEDEHREGAKPAMRPPAQKAKSPAPPAPGGSSALKLGPKAQQQVDFLLLRRQAFLRAALRSKQMKDMTGAAQHLRHAKGLDPMITAAKSGLPVDISKIPSAPVSEEDYSLARSRTSPLSPRSREQYHGLMDLLRKQHEKCLGYTQQFIQMGSVAEALRFEKLAEECMKSIEILKNAHAKGQPVPKCRTEERTFNTLKIYSNLTPNELILYIIRGINLPAPSGVSANDLDASVKFEFPFPSTEEAQRDKTSTVKNTSSPEFKEQFKLNINRSHRGFKRVVQSKGVKFEIIHKGGLFKTDKVVGTAQLKLEALENHCDVREIIDVMDGRKATGGKLEVRVKIREPLSGVDLQPVTEKWLVLDPVSSLSPPERQKERAPSPRSKPKHEASSRSSHPDNSPPQYKLHSFSLLNYDRERLERKMAEYRKTRRDPPSDLIHQHKEVTHRLQWQKTQLERASPALLTEYENVLRRLAQGLADSVKKYSSQGNRDVAKDVLGRLKMVEGELESLKRKRAG, from the exons ATGAGTCGCAGTCGAAACCCACCACCCCGGGGTCAAGGGGCAGTGCGAGCCAAACAG ATGGGGCTGCTTCTTGACCTGTCCCCAGATGGAGGCATGAACGATGAGGGAAATGATGaagagctggaggcagagctgctgaatctggtgggaggaggtgggggaggagggagatCACAAGGGAGGAAAGGTGAAGGCAAAG CTCCTGTTCCCATGGCTGAAATAGAGCGAATGGCAGCTCTTTGTATGAAAGACCTGGATGACGAGGAAATGGATGATGACGAtttagatgatgatgatgatctgctg GCCGAGCTGAATGAGGTTttagaggatgatgaagagcaaGCTCCTGCTCCCACCCCCTCTGCCGTCACACCGACTGCTCCCAAAGTGAGCGCCACATCCCACTCTTCTCCTGTTGCTCCCAGTGGTGCAACTGGGTTGGAGTCCCGTCTATTGGAGCGCATTGAAATGTATAAGACAGCCATTTCCAATGCCAAGGCTGCAGGGGAGACGAGCAAAGTTCGAAGATATGACCGTGGGTTAAAG ACACTGCAGTCCATGTTGACATCGGTCAGGAAAGGCAAACCAGTCAATGAGGAGGAGATCCCGCCTCCTGTTGCTCTTGGTGGAAAGCCCAACGCCACGGCTGAGTCTGAATCGATCAAGGAACGAGAGCTGCCTCAGCCCACGCTGATGCCCTCTCCTCCCACAAATCTGAAACCGCTAAGGGAGGCTGTGCCGACGGCTCCCAATACAAAACCGCTCCATCTGACCCCTCCCCAAAAGCCTGCTGTTGCCATCACCCCAGAAACACCTgccatctctcctctcacccCCAGCCAGCCTGATGCACAGCactcag CGGTGAAACAGGCAGTATTGTCCAGACAGAGGGAGTACAAGATGGCTGCCATACATGCCAAACAGAGCGGCAACATTGACCAGGCCAAACAGCACTACCTTACTGCCAAG AAGTTGGACGTGCTGGTGGAGGCGCTGGACAGAGATGAACCAGTAGACCTGAGCTTGCTACCTCCTCCTCCCG GAGACGTAGTAGCAGAACACTGTGCATCTCCTCCTGCTCAGTCTTCCTCTAAACCTGCTgcccctgctgctcctgcacccACGCAGGTGGCCACTACCG ATTTGCCTGCTCCCAGCAGCTTGGCAGAAGCCCTGCAGCAGAGGATGGACATATACAagtcagcagcagagggagccaAGAGCAAAGGAGATGATCGCAAGGCCCGCATGCACCAGCGCATTGTCAAG CAATACCAGGATGCCATCAGAGCTCACAAAGCTGGACGACCAGTCAGCTTGTCAGACCTACCTGTGCCACCAG GCTGTCCACCACTTCAGGGCTCAGAGGGGGGTGGACAGAACTTCATGGGTGTCCTGGAAACAGCTATGAAAATAGCTAATCAGGATGCagatggagaagatgaagaagaggatgagcaTAGAGAGGGTGCCaag CCTGCAATGCGTCCACCTGCCCAGAAAGCGAagtctccagctcctccagcccctGGAGGCTCCTCAGCGCTAAAGCTGGGACCTAAAG CTCAGCAGCAAGTTGATTTCTTGTTGCTAAGGCGACAGGCTTTTTTGCGTGCAGCACTGCGCTCCAAACAGATGAAG GACATGACTGGAGCAGCGCAGCACCTCAGACATGCCAAGGGACTGGACCCCATGATCACAGCTGCCAAGTCTGGCCTGCCTGTTGATATCAGCAAG ATTCCCAGCGCTCCAGTCAGTGAGGAGGACTACTCCCTGGCTCGCTCCCgcacctcccctctctcccctcgcTCCAGGGAGCAGTACCACGGCCTCATGGATCTTTTGCGGAAGCAGCATGAG AAATGTCTGGGCTACACTCAACAGTTCATACAAATGGGCAGTGTGGCTGAGGCTCTGAG GTTTGAGAAGCTGGCTGAGGAGTGTATGAAGAGCATAGAGATACTGAAGAACGCCCACGCCAAGGGCCAGCCAGTCCCCAAGTGCCGCACAGAGGAGAGGACTTTCAACACTCTCAA gaTCTACTCCAACCTGACTCCTAATGAGCTGATTCTGTACATCATCAGAGGCATCAACCTACCAGCTCCCTCAG GTGTCTCAGCTAACGATCTGGATGCCAGTGTGAAGTTTGAGTTTCCTTTTCCCAGCACG gaggaggCTCAGAGGGACAAAACCAGCACAGTAAAGAACACCAGCAGTCCAGAGTTTAAAGAGCAGTTCAAACTCAACATCAACCGCAGCCACCGAGGCTTCAAACGAGTGGTCCAGTCCAAAGGTGTCAAGTTTGAAATCATCCACAAGGG AGGCCTGTTTAAGACAGACAAAGTGGTGGGCACTGCTCAGCTGAAGCTAGAGGCTCTAGAAAACCACTGTGACGTCAGAGAGATCATAGAT GTTATGGATGGACGTAAAGCTACAGGTGGCAAGTTGGAGGTGAGGGTGAAGATCAGAGAGCCGCTATCAGGAGTTGATCTTCAGCCGGTGACAGAAAAGTGGCTGGTTCTCGATCCTGtgtcctccctttctcctccagAGAGACAAAAGGAACGG GCTCCATCTCCTCGGTCTAAACCCAAGCATGAAGCGAGCAGCAGGAGCAGTCATCCCGACAACTCTCCTCCACAGTACAAACTCCACAGCTTCAGCCTCCTCAACTATGACAGGGAACGGCTGGAGAGAAAG ATGGCAGAGTACCGAAAGACAAGACGGGATCCCCCATCTGACCTCATCCATCAACACAAAGAggtcacacacagactgcagtggCAGAAGACACAGCTGGAGCGagcctctcctgctctgctgacag AGTATGAAAATGTGCTGCGGCGCTTAGCCCAAGGACTTGCTGACTCTGTGAAGAAATACTCCAGCCAAGGCAACAGG GATGTTGCTAAGGATGTGCTGGGCAGGTTAAAGATGGTAGAAGGGGAG CTGGAATCGCTGAAAAGGAAACGTGCTGGATGA
- the mri1 gene encoding methylthioribose-1-phosphate isomerase, with protein sequence MTLEAIRYRAGSLQILNQLLLPHQTVYDEIRSVQDAYEAIKSMKVRGAPAIAIVGCLSLAVELRAGAGGDDPVTFIRESLCHLTSARPTAVNMGRAARELMEFAENESMEKNSEQLRESVIAWIEDMLERDVNDNRKIGNYGAQHILSGVPRDSVTILTHCNTGSLATAGYGTALGVVRSLHALGRLKRVYCTETRPYNQGSRLTAYEAVAEGIPATLITDSMAALTMREMDITAVVVGADRVVANGDTANKVGTYQLAIAAKHHGIPFYVAAPSTSCDLSLESGRDIIIEVRPPEELTSINGVPIAAPGIEVWNPAFDVTPHQLITGGIITELGVFLPSELQAALTGRLTAL encoded by the exons ATGACGCTAGAAGCGATCCGCTACCGGGCCGGGTCTCTGCAGATCCtcaaccagctgctgctgccacaccaGACCGTGTACGATGAGATCCGCTCGGTGCAGGACGCTTACGAGGCCATTAAGTCCATGAAG GTGCGGGGCGCCCCTGCCATCGCCATCGTCGGCTGCCTCAGCCTGGCCGTGGAGTTGCGGGCAGGCGCGGGAGGTGATGACCCCGTGACCTTCATCAGGGAGTCTCTGTGTCACCTGACCTCAGCCCGGCCCACCGCTGTCAACATGGGCCGCGCCGCCCGCGAGCTGATGGAGTTTGCTGAGAACGAGAGCATGGAGAAGAACTCGGAGCAGCTCAGAGAAAG TGTAATTGCCTGGATCGAAGACATGCTGGAGCGTGACGTCAATGACAACAGGAAGATCGGTAACTATGGTGCCCAGCACATCCTGTCTGGCGTCCCGAGGGACTCTGTGACCATCCTCACACACTGCAACACCGGCTCGCTGGCCACAGCTGGATATGGGACCGCACTCG GTGTGGTGAGAAGCCTCCATGCACTGGGCCGGCTGAAGCGCGTGTACTGCACGGAGACGAGGCCGTACAACCAGGGATCCAGGCTGACGGCCTATGAGGCGGTCGCAGAAGGAATCCCTGCTACACTCATCACAGACAGCATGGCAGCGCTCACCATGAGAGAAATGGacatcacag CTGTGGTGGTGGGTGCAGATAGGGTGGTTGCCAACGGTGACACAGCCAACAAGGTGGGCACGTACCAGCTGGCCATCGCCGCAAAGCACCATGGGATTCCCTTCTATGTGGCGGCACCCAGCACGTCGTGCGACTTGAGCCTGGAGAGCGGCAGGGACATCATCATCGAAGTGCGCCCCCCTGAGGAGCTCACCAGTATAAATGGAGTCCCCATTGCTGCCCCTG GCATCGAGGTGTGGAACCCGGCGTTTGACGTGACCCCTCACCAGCTCATCACAGGAGGCATCATCACAGAGCTGGGAGTCTTCCTCCCCTCCGAGCTCCAGGCGGCGCTCACCGGCCGCCTCACTGCCCTCTAA
- the c2h19orf53 gene encoding leydig cell tumor 10 kDa protein homolog has translation MAQGSQKFKAQRPGASKKPQQNKQKGPKKGGRVIAPKKAQVVQQQKLKKGLEVAIRNKIEQEVTQKASSSLHKPLSVLKGSEGKGKPGAARPGSSTK, from the exons ATGGCTCAGGGTTCGCAGAAGTTTAAAGCTCAGCGGCCAGGAGCCTCAAAGAAACcccaacaaaacaaacagaaaggaCCGAAGAAAGGAG GGAGAGTCATTGCACCTAAGAAGGCTCAAGTGGTTCAGCAGCAGAAGCTGAAGAAG GGTCTGGAGGTTGCCATCAGGAACAAGATTGAGCAGGAGGTGACCCAGAAGGCAAGCTCATCCCTCCACAAGCCACTGAGTGTGCTGAAAGGGTCCGAAGGTAAAGGCAAGCCAGGAGCAGCCCGTCCAGGATCCAGCACCAAATAG
- the LOC139341593 gene encoding regulator of G-protein signaling 5, translating into MCKGLSSLPSSCLEKAKGMRVKLSHLAETHHKNHKVQDGKAFQDLETLLNTKNGLQAFRGFLRSEFSEENLKFWLACEDYRVSPSKTKAGSIYSQFITPDAPQEVNLDAETREALLSVTDSLCAGTFETAQQRIYNLMAKDSFPRFLRSPHCTEAIKAF; encoded by the exons ATGTGTAAGGGGCTCTCCTCCCTGCCCTCCTCATGCCTGGAGAA GGCCAAAGGGATGCGAGTGAAGTTAAGCCATCTGGCAGAGACGCACCACAAGAACCACAA GGTTCAGGATGGAAAAGCTTTTCAGGACCTGGAAACTCTGCTAAACACCAAAA ATGGTCTGCAGGCGTTTCGTGGCTTCCTGCGTTCAGAGTTCAGTGAGGAGAACCTCAAGTTCTGGTTGGCCTGTGAGGACTACAGGGTTTCTCCATCAAAGACCAAAGCCGGCAGCATCTACAGCCAGTTTATCACCCCTGATGCCCCGCAGGAG GTAAACCTGGACGCTGAGACCCGAGAGGCCTTGTTGAGTGTGACGGATTCTCTGTGTGCCGGCACATTCGAGACGGCACAGCAGAGGATCTACAATTTGATGGCCAAAGACTCCTTCCCCAGGTTCCTGCGCTCCCCTCACTGCACGGAGGCCATTAAGGCTTTCTAA